A single genomic interval of Roseomonas aeriglobus harbors:
- a CDS encoding zinc-binding alcohol dehydrogenase family protein: protein MRAVAYQQHGTIDRAESLVDIELPDPVVTGRDLLVEVKAVSVNPVDTKVRSGSGPIRGDWRVLGWDAAGVVRSVGPDVNDFKAGDEVFYAGSIGRDGTNAELHLVDERIVGKKPASLDWAEAAALPLTAITAWEALFERLSVRTPVAGAAHALLIVGGAGGVGSMAIQLARQVPELIVIATASRPETQAWVGELGAHHVIDHRQPLARQVANLGIGAPAFVFSTTHTDEHIEQIAELIAPQGRFALIDDPKTLDVVPFKRKSVSTHWEFMFTRSMFETADMETQGQILSAIASLVDAGEVRTTLTERFSPINAANLKRAHQALESTSARGKIVIEGWQ, encoded by the coding sequence ATGCGCGCAGTAGCTTATCAGCAGCACGGCACGATCGATCGTGCGGAATCGCTCGTCGACATCGAGCTTCCCGATCCCGTAGTCACTGGGCGCGATCTCCTCGTCGAGGTGAAGGCCGTCTCGGTAAACCCGGTTGATACGAAGGTCCGCAGCGGCTCGGGTCCGATCCGCGGCGACTGGCGTGTGCTGGGTTGGGATGCCGCTGGTGTCGTTCGTTCCGTCGGCCCGGACGTGAACGACTTCAAAGCCGGGGACGAGGTGTTCTACGCGGGCAGCATCGGCCGCGATGGGACTAACGCCGAGTTGCACCTGGTCGATGAGCGCATTGTCGGGAAGAAGCCGGCCAGCCTCGATTGGGCAGAGGCAGCGGCGTTGCCGCTGACGGCGATCACCGCGTGGGAGGCCCTCTTCGAGCGATTGTCCGTGCGTACTCCTGTAGCCGGTGCAGCACATGCGCTGTTGATTGTCGGGGGTGCTGGCGGGGTAGGCTCGATGGCAATTCAGCTTGCTCGCCAAGTACCCGAGCTGATCGTCATTGCGACGGCCTCGCGCCCTGAAACGCAGGCCTGGGTGGGTGAGCTCGGTGCGCACCATGTCATCGATCATCGCCAGCCGCTGGCTCGGCAAGTGGCGAATTTGGGCATCGGCGCGCCGGCTTTCGTCTTCTCGACCACGCACACCGACGAGCATATCGAGCAGATCGCCGAGCTGATCGCCCCGCAGGGACGTTTTGCGCTCATCGACGACCCCAAGACGCTCGATGTCGTACCGTTCAAACGCAAGTCGGTGTCGACCCACTGGGAGTTTATGTTCACCCGGTCCATGTTCGAGACCGCTGATATGGAAACGCAGGGTCAGATCCTGTCGGCCATCGCCAGCCTCGTGGACGCCGGCGAGGTGCGCACCACCCTCACCGAACGGTTCTCCCCCATCAACGCCGCGAACCTCAAGCGTGCGCACCAGGCGCTTGAGAGCACTTCCGCACGCGGCAAGATCGTCATCGAGGGTTGGCAGTGA
- a CDS encoding LysR family transcriptional regulator produces MADRLTGMDVFVRAIRLGGISAAARDLHMSPAMAAKHLDALEARLGTTLVQRSTRRLSLTEAGADYFEKAERILMEIGEAEAEASSRSITAQGLLRVSAPATFGVLHLASLIPAFSARHPEVTIELSFNDRYVDLLEERWDVAVRIGRLANSALVARKLVAMRVVLCAAPSYLARRGTPTRLADLGDHDCLGHTNASLAGTTSWAFGKDGTIKVPISGSMCSDNGEALVRAAIAGQGLVYGPRFIAAEALRAGQLSELELDEPPMMLGAAYAITHPTRRPAAKTRAWIDFLAEALPALGTDW; encoded by the coding sequence ATGGCGGATCGGTTGACGGGTATGGACGTGTTCGTGCGGGCGATCAGGCTCGGTGGCATCTCTGCTGCCGCACGCGATCTGCACATGTCGCCTGCGATGGCGGCCAAGCACCTAGATGCTCTTGAAGCGCGGCTTGGCACCACGCTGGTGCAGCGGTCGACCCGTCGACTTTCGCTCACCGAGGCGGGCGCTGACTATTTCGAGAAAGCCGAACGTATTCTGATGGAGATCGGCGAAGCCGAGGCGGAGGCATCGTCGCGGTCGATCACCGCGCAGGGGCTGCTGCGCGTCAGTGCGCCCGCCACCTTCGGCGTTCTGCACCTTGCCTCACTCATCCCTGCTTTCTCCGCACGTCATCCCGAGGTGACGATCGAACTGAGCTTCAACGATCGTTACGTCGACCTGCTGGAAGAACGTTGGGATGTCGCCGTACGGATCGGGCGCCTCGCCAACAGTGCGCTTGTTGCCCGCAAGCTCGTGGCGATGCGCGTCGTGTTGTGTGCCGCCCCCTCTTATTTGGCGAGGCGGGGAACGCCAACCCGCCTGGCCGATCTCGGCGATCACGATTGTCTGGGCCACACCAACGCGTCGCTTGCAGGAACGACATCGTGGGCGTTCGGCAAAGACGGGACGATCAAGGTGCCGATCTCAGGATCGATGTGTTCCGACAATGGCGAGGCCTTGGTTCGCGCTGCCATCGCGGGCCAAGGGCTGGTCTATGGGCCACGCTTTATTGCGGCAGAGGCGCTTCGCGCCGGCCAATTGAGCGAGCTTGAGCTGGACGAGCCGCCTATGATGCTGGGAGCGGCATATGCCATCACACACCCGACGCGGCGCCCCGCCGCCAAGACGCGGGCGTGGATTGACTTCTTAGCCGAAGCACTCCCCGCTCTTGGCACCGATTGGTGA
- a CDS encoding dioxygenase yields MTMSVQPTYFIPHGGGPCFFMEDPRGVWTGMEAFLRNLPNTLAEKPKAILVVSGHWETDGFAFTGAERPELIYDYYNFPPHTYQLRYDVPGSPALAARAAALLKDAGIPSSVDATRGLDHGVFVPLKVAFPDADIPLIEMSVERGLDPALHVAAGRALAPLREEGVLILGSGMSFHNMRAYGDPRSTPGSQAFDQWLAESMELDGAQRAERLAHWADAPSARFAHPPAKEEHLLPLMVAAGAAEGEGARVYAEEVLSTAISGFRFN; encoded by the coding sequence ATGACCATGAGCGTCCAGCCCACCTACTTCATCCCGCATGGCGGCGGCCCCTGCTTCTTCATGGAGGATCCGCGCGGTGTGTGGACCGGTATGGAAGCGTTCCTGCGCAACCTGCCGAACACGCTCGCCGAGAAGCCCAAGGCTATCCTCGTCGTCTCGGGACATTGGGAGACGGACGGCTTTGCCTTCACCGGCGCCGAGCGGCCTGAGCTGATCTACGACTATTACAACTTCCCGCCCCATACCTATCAGCTGCGCTACGACGTACCAGGCTCGCCCGCGCTCGCCGCCCGTGCCGCGGCGCTGCTCAAGGATGCGGGCATCCCCTCGTCTGTCGACGCGACACGGGGCCTGGATCACGGGGTGTTCGTGCCCCTCAAGGTGGCCTTTCCGGATGCCGACATTCCGCTGATCGAGATGTCCGTCGAGCGCGGGCTGGACCCGGCCCTCCATGTCGCTGCGGGCCGCGCCCTCGCGCCGCTGCGTGAGGAAGGTGTGCTGATCCTGGGTTCGGGCATGAGCTTCCACAACATGCGCGCCTATGGCGACCCGCGCTCGACGCCCGGCTCGCAGGCGTTCGACCAGTGGCTGGCCGAGAGCATGGAACTGGATGGTGCGCAGCGAGCCGAGCGTCTGGCGCATTGGGCCGATGCGCCATCGGCGCGGTTCGCCCATCCGCCCGCCAAGGAGGAGCATCTGCTGCCCCTGATGGTCGCGGCCGGCGCGGCCGAAGGCGAAGGCGCCCGGGTCTATGCCGAGGAAGTGCTGTCGACCGCCATCTCGGGTTTCCGTTTCAACTGA
- a CDS encoding SDR family oxidoreductase, giving the protein MTIGVTGATGQLGRLVIESLKRKSTGEPIVALVRSPEKASDLGVEARAFDYAQPETLTPALAGIDTLLLISSSEVGQREAQHRNVIEAAKTAGIKRIVYTSLLHADRSPISLGEEHRATEALLASSGIPTTLLRNGWYTENYTGSIPAALENGALVGSAGEGRLSLATRADYAQAAAIVLTSDGHEGKTYELAGDDAVTLADLAAEISRQTGRDIPYRDLPQADYAAILKQVGLPDGFAEGLAAWDVDASKGALFDDGHQLSKLIGRPTTSLADAVQAQLAARG; this is encoded by the coding sequence ATGACCATCGGCGTCACCGGCGCGACTGGCCAGCTTGGCCGCCTCGTCATCGAAAGCTTGAAGCGCAAGTCGACCGGCGAGCCGATCGTGGCGCTGGTGCGCTCGCCCGAAAAGGCCAGCGACCTGGGTGTCGAGGCACGCGCGTTCGATTACGCGCAGCCTGAGACACTCACTCCGGCACTGGCCGGGATCGACACGTTGCTTTTGATCTCGTCGAGCGAGGTCGGGCAGCGCGAGGCACAGCACCGCAACGTCATCGAGGCCGCCAAGACGGCGGGCATCAAGCGTATCGTCTACACCAGCCTGCTGCACGCCGACCGGTCGCCGATCAGCCTGGGCGAGGAGCACCGTGCGACCGAAGCGCTGCTGGCGTCCTCCGGTATTCCGACGACCCTCCTGCGCAATGGCTGGTACACCGAGAACTACACCGGCTCGATTCCCGCAGCCCTGGAGAATGGCGCGCTTGTCGGCAGCGCTGGCGAGGGACGTCTGTCGCTCGCGACCCGCGCCGATTATGCCCAAGCCGCAGCCATCGTGCTGACCAGCGATGGCCATGAGGGCAAGACCTATGAGCTGGCCGGTGACGACGCGGTGACGCTCGCCGACCTTGCCGCCGAGATCTCGCGCCAGACGGGTCGCGACATCCCGTACCGTGATCTGCCGCAGGCAGATTACGCCGCGATCCTGAAGCAGGTCGGCCTGCCCGACGGCTTCGCCGAAGGGCTTGCCGCGTGGGACGTCGATGCCTCGAAGGGCGCGTTGTTCGATGACGGCCATCAGCTCTCGAAGCTGATCGGGCGCCCGACGACATCGCTGGCCGATGCGGTGCAGGCGCAACTCGCCGCGCGGGGCTGA